One region of Faecalibacter bovis genomic DNA includes:
- a CDS encoding NADH-quinone oxidoreductase subunit B, whose product MIHNKRPVTHNTNVKVVDAPEGHQGEGFMAMQLSKVVGLARKNSIWPLPFATSCCGIEFMATMGSTYDLARFGSERLAFTPRQCDLLMVMGTISKKMAPVLKQVYIQMAEPRWVIAVGACASSGGVFDTYSVLQGIDEVIPVDVYVPGCPPRPEAIIDGIMRIQDLVETESVRRRSSPEYQELLASYGIK is encoded by the coding sequence ATGATACATAATAAAAGACCTGTAACGCATAATACAAACGTAAAAGTTGTAGATGCGCCAGAAGGACATCAGGGCGAAGGGTTTATGGCAATGCAATTATCTAAAGTAGTTGGATTGGCTCGTAAAAATTCGATTTGGCCATTGCCTTTTGCGACAAGTTGTTGTGGGATTGAATTCATGGCGACAATGGGTTCAACATACGATTTAGCACGTTTCGGATCTGAGCGTTTAGCCTTTACACCTCGTCAGTGCGACTTGTTAATGGTAATGGGTACAATCTCTAAGAAAATGGCGCCTGTGCTTAAACAAGTTTATATCCAAATGGCAGAACCTCGTTGGGTTATTGCGGTTGGTGCTTGTGCAAGTTCGGGAGGAGTTTTCGATACATATTCAGTTTTACAAGGAATTGATGAAGTAATTCCAGTAGATGTTTACGTGCCAGGTTGTCCACCACGTCCGGAAGCGATTATCGACGGAATTATGCGTATTCAAGATTTAGTTGAAACGGAAAGTGTAAGACGTCGTAGTAGTCCAGAATACCAAGAATTATTAGCTAGTTACGGAATCAAATAA
- a CDS encoding NADH-quinone oxidoreductase subunit C, protein MENSFIKDRLVHKFQEHIYGWEEQHGILIIHADKDYNLKIIQHLVDDEQLGFKFLTDLTAIHYPNNTNEELVVTYLLYNMYKNVYVRLKFALPISEPKIFTATKIFETANWLERECFDFYGVEFLGHPNLIRVMNVDEMDYHPLRKEYPLEDQTRKDKDDEMFGRGGDFNFGHFNVKS, encoded by the coding sequence ATGGAAAATAGTTTTATTAAAGACCGTTTAGTTCACAAATTCCAAGAACATATTTACGGTTGGGAAGAACAACACGGAATCTTAATTATTCACGCTGATAAAGATTATAACTTAAAAATCATTCAACATCTTGTGGATGATGAGCAATTAGGGTTTAAATTTTTAACAGATTTAACTGCCATTCATTACCCGAATAATACCAATGAAGAATTAGTCGTAACATACTTATTATATAATATGTATAAGAATGTTTATGTGCGATTAAAATTTGCATTGCCTATTTCAGAACCAAAAATTTTTACGGCAACTAAGATTTTTGAAACAGCGAACTGGTTAGAGCGCGAATGTTTCGATTTTTATGGTGTAGAATTTTTAGGACATCCAAATCTGATTCGTGTAATGAATGTAGATGAAATGGATTATCACCCATTACGTAAAGAATATCCTTTAGAAGATCAAACACGTAAAGACAAAGATGACGAAATGTTTGGTCGTGGTGGCGATTTCAATTTTGGACATTTTAACGTTAAATCTTAA
- a CDS encoding NADH-quinone oxidoreductase subunit D, translated as MGKIKEKKEKRGTIELPDGSLEKSTITLNLGPTHPATHGVFQNILEIDGEIIKSAVPTVGYIHRAFEKIAERRPLYQITPLTDRLNYCSAPLNNLGWHLTVEKFLGIEIPKRVSYMRVLVMELARIADHIVCSSIMGVDSGAFTGFLYMMKYRELIYEIYEEIGGSRLTTNIGRIGGFERDFSDVAWQKIDRFVKEFPDVLTEFENLFVRNRIFMDRTQGVGGISAERALSYGFTGPNLRAAGVDYDVRVAKPYCRYEEFDFDIPIGKTGDCYDRFMVRNAEMRQSLRIIEQALEKINALEGEEATVHHADAPEYYLPLKKDVYTKMEALIYHFKIIMGEVEMPVGEIYHSIEAANGELGFYLISDGGRSPYRLHFRRPCFIYYQAYPELITGSMISDAIITMSSLNLIAGELDA; from the coding sequence ATGGGAAAAATTAAAGAAAAAAAGGAAAAAAGAGGAACAATAGAACTTCCTGACGGATCTTTAGAGAAAAGTACAATTACACTTAATCTAGGACCAACTCACCCAGCAACGCATGGGGTTTTCCAAAATATATTAGAGATTGATGGTGAAATTATCAAATCTGCAGTTCCAACTGTAGGTTATATTCACCGTGCATTCGAAAAAATTGCAGAACGTCGTCCGTTATATCAAATCACACCATTAACAGACCGTTTAAATTATTGTTCAGCGCCATTAAATAATTTAGGATGGCACTTAACAGTAGAAAAATTCTTAGGAATTGAAATTCCTAAACGTGTATCTTATATGCGTGTGCTTGTTATGGAATTAGCGCGTATCGCCGATCATATTGTATGTTCATCAATTATGGGAGTTGATTCTGGAGCTTTTACAGGATTCCTTTATATGATGAAGTACCGTGAATTAATTTACGAAATCTACGAAGAAATTGGTGGTTCTCGTTTAACAACTAATATCGGACGTATCGGTGGATTCGAACGTGATTTCTCTGATGTAGCTTGGCAAAAAATTGATCGTTTTGTAAAAGAATTTCCAGATGTTTTAACTGAGTTTGAAAACCTTTTTGTGCGTAACCGAATCTTTATGGATCGTACACAAGGCGTTGGTGGAATATCAGCAGAACGTGCTTTAAGCTACGGTTTTACAGGGCCAAATTTACGTGCGGCAGGTGTTGATTATGATGTACGCGTTGCAAAACCATATTGCCGTTACGAAGAATTCGATTTTGATATACCAATTGGTAAAACGGGGGATTGTTACGATCGTTTTATGGTTCGTAATGCTGAAATGAGACAATCACTTCGCATTATCGAACAAGCTTTAGAAAAAATTAATGCATTAGAAGGTGAAGAGGCAACTGTTCATCATGCTGATGCACCAGAATATTATTTACCACTGAAAAAGGACGTTTATACCAAAATGGAAGCCTTAATCTATCACTTCAAAATTATTATGGGAGAGGTAGAAATGCCTGTAGGCGAAATTTATCATTCCATCGAAGCTGCGAATGGTGAATTAGGATTCTATTTAATTTCAGACGGAGGTCGTTCACCTTATCGTTTACATTTCCGCCGTCCTTGTTTCATTTATTATCAAGCGTATCCAGAATTAATCACAGGTTCAATGATTTCAGATGCCATCATTACGATGAGTAGTTTGAACTTGATTGCTGGTGAACTTGATGCGTAA
- a CDS encoding NADH-quinone oxidoreductase subunit NuoE family protein, with translation MSIQFSEKTQRKVDEIIARYPEGKQKSALLPILHVAQEEFGGWLDTPHLDYVAQILQILPVEVYEVASFYTMFNLKPVGKFVLEVCQTGPCMLRGSDKIIEHIKTKLDITEGGTSADGLFTLKPAECLGACGYAPMMQLGKTYRENLTIEKVDELLEELKKLA, from the coding sequence ATGAGTATTCAGTTTTCAGAGAAAACACAACGAAAAGTTGATGAAATTATCGCACGTTATCCAGAAGGAAAACAAAAAAGTGCGTTGCTTCCTATTTTACACGTTGCACAAGAAGAGTTTGGAGGTTGGTTAGATACGCCTCATTTAGATTATGTCGCTCAGATTTTACAAATTTTACCAGTTGAGGTGTACGAAGTAGCATCTTTCTATACGATGTTTAATTTAAAACCAGTTGGGAAATTTGTTTTAGAAGTTTGTCAAACAGGACCTTGTATGTTACGTGGTTCGGACAAAATTATCGAGCACATCAAAACTAAACTTGATATTACCGAAGGTGGAACTTCTGCCGACGGATTATTCACGTTAAAGCCAGCTGAATGTTTAGGCGCTTGTGGATATGCACCAATGATGCAATTGGGTAAAACCTATCGTGAGAATTTGACGATAGAAAAGGTGGATGAATTGTTAGAAGAATTGAAAAAATTAGCCTAA
- the nuoF gene encoding NADH-quinone oxidoreductase subunit NuoF: MGQKLLLKNIDVPGIRYFKTYFENGGYANAAKALKMTTDEILEEVKTSGLRGRGGAGFPTGMKWSFLAKPEGVPRHLVVNADESEPGTFKDRFLMEYIPHLLLEGILISSYCLGSNTSFIYIRGEYAWVAEILEEAIAEAKEAGWLGQNIQGSGYDLEIVVQRGGGAYICGEETALLESLEGKRGNPRLKPPFPAVKGLWGRPTVVNNVETISAVVPIIEIGGQAYSERGVGRSTGTKLISACGNINKPGVYEIDFDLSVEEFIFSEEYCGGIANGKRLKACIPGGSSVPIVPATLLLTTSDGSPRLMNYESLSEGGFQTGTMLGSGGFIVLDEDQDIVYHTYTLARFYRHESCGQCSPCREGTGWMEKILKRIHEGQGKMSDIDLLWDVQRKIEGNTICPLGDAAAWPVAAAIRHFRDEFEWHIDNPECLVRNYGLANYGKPREIIQTTN; encoded by the coding sequence ATGGGACAAAAGTTATTATTGAAAAATATTGATGTTCCAGGGATTCGATATTTTAAAACATACTTCGAAAACGGCGGTTATGCTAATGCTGCTAAAGCATTAAAAATGACAACGGACGAAATCTTAGAAGAAGTTAAAACTTCAGGATTACGTGGTCGTGGAGGAGCTGGATTCCCAACGGGAATGAAATGGAGTTTCTTAGCAAAACCAGAAGGTGTTCCAAGACATTTGGTGGTTAATGCTGACGAATCTGAACCAGGAACATTCAAAGACCGTTTCTTAATGGAATATATTCCTCATTTATTACTTGAAGGAATTTTAATTTCATCGTATTGTTTAGGTTCAAATACTTCTTTTATCTACATCCGTGGCGAATACGCTTGGGTTGCTGAAATATTAGAAGAAGCCATTGCAGAAGCAAAAGAAGCAGGTTGGTTAGGACAAAACATCCAAGGTTCTGGTTACGATTTAGAAATCGTGGTTCAACGTGGAGGTGGAGCTTACATCTGTGGAGAAGAAACTGCATTATTAGAATCTTTGGAAGGTAAGCGTGGAAATCCTCGTTTAAAACCACCTTTCCCAGCTGTTAAAGGATTATGGGGAAGACCAACAGTAGTGAACAATGTTGAAACGATCTCTGCAGTTGTTCCAATTATCGAGATTGGAGGACAAGCCTATTCAGAAAGAGGTGTTGGACGTTCAACAGGAACTAAATTAATTTCAGCTTGTGGGAATATTAACAAACCAGGTGTTTACGAAATTGATTTTGATTTATCGGTGGAAGAGTTCATCTTTTCAGAAGAATATTGTGGCGGAATTGCCAATGGAAAACGTCTAAAAGCGTGTATTCCTGGAGGAAGTTCTGTGCCGATTGTTCCTGCAACTTTATTGTTAACAACTTCGGATGGTTCACCTCGATTAATGAACTACGAAAGTTTATCAGAAGGTGGATTCCAAACCGGAACAATGTTAGGTTCTGGAGGATTTATCGTCTTAGATGAAGATCAAGATATTGTTTATCATACTTATACATTGGCTCGTTTCTATCGTCACGAATCGTGTGGACAATGTTCGCCTTGTCGTGAAGGAACAGGTTGGATGGAAAAAATCTTAAAACGAATCCACGAAGGACAAGGAAAAATGTCTGATATCGATTTGTTATGGGATGTTCAACGTAAAATCGAAGGAAACACAATTTGTCCATTAGGAGATGCAGCGGCTTGGCCAGTTGCAGCAGCAATTCGTCACTTCCGTGATGAGTTCGAATGGCACATTGATAATCCTGAATGTTTAGTTCGTAATTATGGTTTAGCAAATTATGGTAAACCGAGAGAAATAATTCAAACCACAAATTAA
- a CDS encoding 2Fe-2S iron-sulfur cluster-binding protein, translating into MAEETPLFKVTIDDQTVEVPAGTTILQAARMLGKEIAPPAMCYYEKLENTGGNCRTCLVEVSKGSEADPRPMPKLVPSCRTTVMDGMVVGNKTSEKVVEARKGIVEMLLINHPLDCPVCDQAGECKLQDLSYEHGAEATRYEFDRRTFPKEDLGPNIELNMNRCILCYRCVKTADQITGCREHGVMNRGDHAEISTHIHKALDNEFIGNIIDVCPVGALTDKTFRFKNRVWFLKPVDAHRDCPTCSGKAQIWFRGNEVFRVTARKNQWNEVEDWICNTCRFDKKDINDWTLEKPAEVSKTSVIRQGHYTANKIQPEETFPKVVKRDPKILLDIHNVSEVNEPDRDISKIHGPATSNDYKD; encoded by the coding sequence ATGGCAGAAGAAACTCCATTATTTAAAGTTACCATAGATGACCAAACGGTCGAAGTTCCTGCGGGTACGACGATCCTTCAGGCCGCTCGTATGCTTGGTAAAGAAATTGCTCCGCCAGCGATGTGTTACTACGAAAAATTAGAAAACACTGGTGGAAACTGTAGAACGTGTTTGGTTGAAGTTTCGAAAGGAAGCGAGGCTGATCCACGTCCGATGCCAAAATTAGTTCCATCGTGTCGTACAACGGTGATGGACGGAATGGTTGTCGGAAACAAAACTTCTGAAAAAGTTGTTGAAGCGCGTAAAGGTATCGTTGAAATGTTGTTAATCAATCACCCGTTAGATTGTCCAGTTTGTGATCAGGCAGGTGAGTGTAAATTACAAGATTTAAGCTATGAACACGGTGCAGAAGCAACACGTTACGAATTTGATCGTCGTACGTTTCCAAAAGAAGATTTAGGTCCAAACATCGAGTTGAATATGAATCGTTGTATTCTTTGTTACCGTTGTGTAAAAACAGCCGACCAAATTACAGGTTGTCGTGAGCACGGTGTAATGAACAGAGGAGATCACGCAGAAATTTCAACACATATTCATAAAGCATTAGACAACGAATTCATCGGAAATATCATTGATGTTTGTCCAGTTGGGGCATTAACAGATAAAACTTTCCGTTTCAAGAATCGTGTGTGGTTCTTAAAACCGGTTGATGCACATCGCGATTGTCCAACTTGTTCGGGTAAAGCTCAGATTTGGTTCCGTGGAAATGAAGTTTTCCGTGTAACAGCTCGCAAGAATCAATGGAACGAGGTGGAAGATTGGATTTGTAATACATGTCGTTTCGATAAGAAAGATATTAACGATTGGACATTAGAAAAACCAGCAGAGGTATCGAAAACTTCGGTGATTCGACAAGGACATTATACAGCGAATAAAATTCAACCAGAAGAAACATTCCCGAAAGTTGTTAAACGAGATCCAAAAATCTTGTTAGACATTCATAATGTTTCGGAAGTGAATGAGCCAGATCGTGATATTTCTAAAATTCATGGTCCAGCAACAAGTAACGACTATAAAGATTAA
- the nuoH gene encoding NADH-quinone oxidoreductase subunit NuoH, which produces MTEEQIAFVLEKLALVGVMIGFSLAVAAYSTWAERKVAAFLQDRLGPNRAGIFGLLQPLADGLKLFSKEEITPKDANKFLFILGPALAMIVACMTGAVIPWSTPFEIGDRIVVPQIADINIGFLYILGVLSLGVYGIMLGAWASNNKYSLMGGLRAASQIISYELPMGLVLITILMFTGSLKLSDIVAQQQDGFWFVILQPLGFLIFLICSFAETNRTPFDLPEAENELIGGYHSEYSSMKMGFFLFAEYINMFISSTIIATIYFGGYDIPFVNDVALGETIGANWLAILHFATLFGKACFFIFFYMWVRWTIPRFRYDQLMDLGWKKLLPLALINMLITGLVILLMNN; this is translated from the coding sequence ATGACGGAAGAACAAATTGCTTTTGTTTTAGAAAAGTTAGCTTTAGTTGGCGTTATGATTGGTTTCTCGCTAGCTGTTGCAGCTTATTCTACTTGGGCAGAACGTAAAGTTGCTGCTTTCTTACAAGACCGTTTAGGTCCGAACCGTGCCGGTATTTTTGGTTTATTACAACCTTTAGCCGACGGTTTAAAATTATTCTCGAAAGAGGAAATCACACCAAAAGATGCAAATAAATTCTTATTCATCTTAGGTCCAGCTCTGGCAATGATTGTTGCTTGTATGACGGGTGCAGTTATTCCTTGGTCAACACCTTTTGAGATTGGAGATCGCATCGTGGTTCCACAAATTGCAGACATCAACATCGGATTCTTATACATTTTAGGTGTATTAAGTTTAGGAGTGTATGGAATTATGTTAGGAGCTTGGGCATCGAACAACAAATACTCGTTAATGGGAGGATTACGTGCAGCGTCACAAATTATCTCTTACGAGTTACCAATGGGATTAGTATTGATTACAATCTTGATGTTTACAGGATCATTAAAATTAAGTGATATTGTAGCTCAACAACAAGATGGTTTCTGGTTTGTGATTTTACAACCTTTAGGATTCTTAATCTTCTTAATCTGTTCATTCGCTGAAACGAATCGTACACCTTTTGATTTACCAGAGGCAGAGAATGAGTTAATCGGAGGTTATCACTCAGAATACTCATCAATGAAAATGGGATTCTTCTTATTTGCCGAGTACATCAATATGTTCATCAGTTCAACAATTATCGCAACGATTTATTTTGGTGGATATGATATTCCATTTGTAAATGATGTGGCTTTAGGAGAAACAATTGGTGCAAACTGGTTAGCAATCTTACATTTTGCTACATTATTTGGAAAAGCATGTTTCTTCATCTTTTTCTATATGTGGGTAAGATGGACAATTCCTCGTTTCCGTTACGATCAGTTAATGGATTTAGGTTGGAAAAAATTATTGCCATTGGCTTTAATTAATATGTTGATCACTGGATTAGTAATTTTATTAATGAATAATTAA
- the nuoI gene encoding NADH-quinone oxidoreductase subunit NuoI, with product MEKLTNRAKEIDRKPMNFWESIYLIAIVKGLMITLKHFFMKKATINYPEEKRPFSPVFRGLHVLNRDEEGRENCTACGLCALACPAEAITMEAAERLPGEENKYREEKYAAKYEINMLRCIFCGFCEEACPKDAVYLSQTVAPASYDRKNFIYTKEDLLIPHPKATK from the coding sequence ATGGAAAAACTTACAAATAGAGCGAAAGAGATAGACCGCAAACCAATGAATTTTTGGGAAAGCATCTATTTAATCGCAATCGTAAAAGGATTGATGATTACGTTGAAGCACTTCTTTATGAAGAAAGCAACAATCAATTATCCAGAAGAGAAAAGACCGTTTAGTCCTGTGTTTAGAGGATTACACGTTTTAAATAGAGATGAAGAAGGTCGTGAAAACTGTACAGCTTGTGGACTTTGTGCCTTAGCGTGTCCAGCGGAAGCGATTACGATGGAAGCGGCTGAACGTTTACCAGGTGAAGAAAATAAATACCGCGAGGAAAAGTATGCAGCAAAATACGAAATCAATATGTTGAGATGTATTTTCTGTGGATTCTGTGAAGAAGCTTGTCCGAAGGATGCGGTTTATTTATCTCAAACAGTAGCGCCAGCAAGTTATGATCGTAAAAACTTCATTTATACAAAAGAAGATTTATTAATTCCTCACCCAAAAGCAACGAAATAA
- a CDS encoding NADH-quinone oxidoreductase subunit J family protein, with translation MEITEILFYVLSGLTVLSALLMVFSKSAVHSILYLIITFFCISGHYILLNAQFLAIVNIIVYAGAIMVLFLFVVMLMNLNEEKKTFGKATKLLAASLTSLLFVALTAGILIGQPEATKQGVQLFEGEVGLINNLGTLLYSEYVLPFELSSILFISAMIGAVILSKKDDELVN, from the coding sequence ATGGAAATAACAGAAATTTTATTTTACGTTTTATCGGGCTTAACAGTGTTGAGTGCGTTATTAATGGTGTTCAGTAAAAGTGCTGTGCATTCTATTTTATACTTAATCATTACTTTTTTTTGCATCAGTGGACATTACATTTTACTGAATGCGCAGTTCTTGGCTATTGTTAATATTATCGTTTACGCCGGTGCAATTATGGTACTGTTCTTATTCGTAGTGATGTTAATGAACTTGAACGAGGAAAAGAAAACGTTTGGAAAAGCAACCAAATTATTAGCAGCTAGTTTAACGAGTCTTTTATTTGTCGCGTTAACAGCAGGAATTTTAATTGGTCAGCCAGAAGCAACGAAGCAAGGAGTACAATTATTCGAAGGAGAAGTTGGTTTAATCAACAACCTTGGAACGTTGTTATACTCAGAATATGTTTTGCCATTCGAATTAAGTAGTATTCTTTTTATTTCAGCGATGATTGGAGCAGTCATCTTGTCGAAAAAAGACGATGAATTAGTGAATTAA
- the nuoK gene encoding NADH-quinone oxidoreductase subunit NuoK — protein MLPISYYIILSLVLFAIGMTGVAIRRNAIIIFMCIELMLNSVNLLLVAFSKMHYMKNPELQNGTDAQLLVFFIMVVAAAEVAVGLSVIILLFRKVYSVDINVLKRLKG, from the coding sequence ATGTTACCAATTAGTTATTATATAATATTATCATTAGTTCTTTTCGCGATAGGAATGACAGGTGTGGCGATTCGTCGTAACGCAATCATCATTTTTATGTGTATCGAATTAATGCTAAACTCAGTCAATTTATTGTTAGTGGCATTCTCTAAAATGCACTACATGAAAAATCCTGAGTTACAAAACGGAACAGATGCACAACTTTTAGTATTCTTTATTATGGTTGTTGCCGCTGCTGAGGTTGCCGTTGGTTTATCGGTAATTATCTTATTATTCCGTAAAGTGTATAGTGTAGATATTAATGTTTTAAAACGTTTAAAAGGATAA